The Methylobacterium currus genome contains a region encoding:
- the tkt gene encoding transketolase — protein MSAADTKPKAGTSEIDQRSIDTIRTLTIDAVQKANSGHAGAPLGLAPVAFTLWNHYLRYDPANPHWPNRDRFVLSVGHASMLLYSLLHLAEVAEKDGGNAPAVSLEDIKTFRQLDSRTPGHPEYHFTTGVEVTTGPLGQGVANSVGMAMGGRFLGERLAYGDRPLFDYNVYALCSDGDLMEGVSAEAASIAGHLRLSNLCWIYDNNTITIEGHTDLAFSEEVAARFLAYGWQVLRVADANDTVAVSHALETFLQSGDRPTLIIVNSVIGYGAPTKQGTPKAHSDALGPDEVKGAKRAYGWPEDSQFLVPDGVYDNFRQGIGARGKALREEWLALVEEVKAGDAALAKDLATYLDGELPEGWDADIPVFPADAKGLATRESSGKVLNAIANRVPWLLGGSADLAPSNKTKLESPEAGTLGPFTPGGRNIHFGVREHAMGSIVNGLGLVGLRAYGATFLVFSDYMRPPIRLAALMELPVFHVFTHDSIGVGEDGPTHQPVEHLLALRAIPGLVTFRPADANEVAEAYRVIMRLKHQPAVLALSRQPLPTVDRDKYAPASGTAKGAYVLAGADEPKPDVILIGTGSEVQLCLGAYEALTAEGVKARVVSMPSWDLFEQQDEAYRNSVLPPEVTARVAVEQGSVIGWDRYAGSTGTILGMHTFGSSAPIKDLQTKFGFTPEKVLEAARAQAAKKKG, from the coding sequence ATGAGCGCAGCCGACACCAAGCCGAAGGCCGGCACCAGCGAGATCGACCAGCGCAGCATCGACACGATCCGCACGCTGACGATCGATGCGGTGCAGAAGGCGAATTCGGGCCATGCCGGCGCCCCCCTCGGGCTCGCCCCGGTCGCCTTCACCCTGTGGAACCACTACCTCCGCTACGACCCCGCGAACCCGCACTGGCCCAACCGCGACCGCTTCGTGCTGTCGGTCGGCCACGCCTCGATGCTGCTCTACAGCCTGCTCCACCTCGCCGAGGTGGCGGAGAAGGATGGCGGCAACGCCCCGGCGGTGAGCCTGGAGGACATCAAGACGTTCCGCCAGCTCGACAGCCGCACCCCGGGCCACCCCGAGTACCACTTCACCACCGGCGTCGAGGTGACCACCGGGCCGCTCGGCCAGGGCGTGGCGAACTCGGTCGGCATGGCGATGGGCGGCCGCTTCCTCGGCGAGCGCCTGGCCTATGGCGACCGTCCGCTCTTCGACTACAACGTCTATGCCCTGTGCAGCGACGGCGACCTGATGGAGGGCGTCTCGGCCGAGGCCGCCTCGATCGCCGGGCACCTGCGCCTGTCGAACCTGTGCTGGATCTACGACAACAACACCATCACCATCGAGGGCCATACCGACCTCGCCTTCAGCGAGGAGGTCGCCGCCCGTTTCCTGGCTTATGGCTGGCAGGTCCTGCGCGTCGCCGACGCCAACGACACGGTGGCGGTCTCCCACGCCCTCGAGACCTTCCTGCAATCGGGTGACCGCCCGACGCTGATCATCGTCAACTCGGTGATCGGCTACGGCGCGCCGACGAAGCAGGGCACCCCGAAGGCCCATTCGGACGCCCTCGGCCCCGACGAGGTCAAGGGCGCCAAGCGCGCCTATGGCTGGCCGGAGGATTCCCAGTTCCTGGTGCCGGACGGCGTCTACGACAATTTCCGTCAGGGCATCGGCGCCCGCGGCAAGGCCCTGCGCGAGGAGTGGCTGGCGCTGGTCGAGGAGGTGAAGGCGGGCGACGCCGCCCTCGCCAAGGATCTCGCGACGTACCTCGACGGCGAGCTGCCGGAGGGGTGGGACGCCGACATCCCGGTCTTCCCGGCCGACGCCAAGGGCCTCGCCACCCGCGAATCCTCCGGCAAGGTGCTCAACGCCATCGCCAACCGGGTGCCGTGGCTGCTCGGCGGCTCGGCCGATCTCGCGCCGTCGAACAAGACCAAGCTCGAGAGCCCGGAGGCCGGCACCCTCGGGCCGTTCACCCCCGGCGGGCGCAACATCCATTTCGGCGTGCGCGAGCACGCGATGGGCTCGATCGTCAACGGCCTCGGCCTCGTCGGCCTGCGCGCCTACGGCGCCACCTTCCTGGTCTTCTCCGACTACATGCGCCCGCCGATCCGGCTCGCCGCCCTGATGGAGCTGCCGGTCTTCCACGTCTTCACCCACGACTCGATCGGCGTGGGCGAGGACGGGCCGACCCACCAGCCGGTGGAGCACCTGCTGGCCCTGCGGGCGATCCCCGGCCTCGTCACCTTCCGGCCGGCCGACGCCAACGAGGTGGCGGAAGCCTATCGCGTCATCATGCGGCTCAAGCACCAGCCGGCGGTGCTGGCGCTGAGCCGCCAGCCCCTGCCGACGGTCGACCGGGACAAGTACGCCCCGGCCTCCGGCACCGCCAAGGGCGCCTACGTGCTGGCCGGGGCCGACGAGCCGAAGCCGGACGTGATCCTGATCGGCACCGGCTCCGAGGTGCAGCTCTGCCTCGGCGCCTACGAGGCCCTCACGGCCGAGGGCGTGAAGGCCCGGGTGGTGTCGATGCCGTCCTGGGACCTGTTCGAGCAGCAGGACGAGGCCTACCGCAACAGCGTGCTGCCGCCCGAGGTGACGGCCCGCGTCGCGGTCGAGCAGGGCTCGGTGATCGGCTGGGACCGCTATGCCGGCAGCACCGGCACGATCCTGGGGATGCACACCTTCGGCTCCTCGGCGCCGATCAAGGACCTGCAGACCAAGTTCGGCTTCACGCCGGAGAAGGTGCTGGAGGCCGCGCGCGCTCAAGCGGCGAAGAAGAAGGGCTGA
- a CDS encoding IS1 family transposase, protein MDWECGGRDKATCERLIQRLQRWRTRLYCTDAYAAYTALLPIGQHYTGKDETHSIERDNARQRHWLARFRRRSIVVSKAKRMVDVSLALFARFAGNCRISDLLSMLT, encoded by the coding sequence GTGGACTGGGAATGCGGCGGTCGTGACAAGGCCACCTGCGAGCGCCTGATCCAACGGCTGCAGCGCTGGCGCACCCGGCTCTACTGCACGGACGCCTACGCTGCCTACACCGCGCTGTTGCCGATCGGGCAGCACTATACGGGCAAGGACGAGACCCACAGCATCGAGCGGGACAACGCCCGGCAGCGGCATTGGCTCGCCCGCTTTCGACGCCGCTCAATCGTGGTCTCGAAAGCCAAGCGCATGGTGGACGTCAGCCTCGCCCTCTTCGCCCGTTTCGCCGGAAACTGCAGGATCAGCGACCTGCTCTCTATGCTAACCTAA
- a CDS encoding ANTAR domain-containing response regulator, producing the protein MPDRATPSAPPAPSSGDSLVIAVVDPSRARAAILEEGLRAVEGARVVVIPDTADLLDRLSALSPDVVVIHLESPSRDLLEQMFGVSRLVERPVAMFVDRSDAPMMQAAVDAGISAYIVDGLRAERIKPIIEIAILRFNAFARLQRELSEARSELADRKLIERAKGILMSAKGLTEDEAYKQLRRKAMNEKRKIVDIARAIVTAADLLG; encoded by the coding sequence ATGCCCGACCGCGCAACCCCCTCGGCCCCGCCCGCCCCGTCCTCCGGGGACAGCCTCGTCATCGCCGTCGTCGACCCGAGCCGCGCCCGGGCCGCGATCCTGGAGGAGGGCCTGCGCGCCGTCGAGGGCGCCCGGGTGGTGGTGATCCCCGACACCGCCGACCTCCTCGACCGGCTCTCCGCCCTCTCCCCCGACGTGGTGGTGATCCACCTCGAGAGCCCGAGCCGCGACCTCCTGGAGCAGATGTTCGGGGTCTCGCGCCTGGTGGAGCGCCCGGTGGCGATGTTCGTCGACCGCTCGGACGCGCCGATGATGCAGGCGGCGGTGGATGCCGGCATCTCGGCCTACATCGTCGACGGCCTGCGCGCCGAGCGGATCAAGCCGATCATCGAGATCGCGATTCTGCGCTTCAACGCCTTCGCGCGGCTCCAGCGCGAGCTCTCCGAGGCGCGGAGCGAGCTCGCCGACCGCAAGCTGATCGAGCGCGCCAAGGGTATCCTGATGAGCGCCAAGGGCCTGACCGAGGACGAGGCCTACAAGCAGCTCCGGCGCAAGGCCATGAACGAGAAGCGCAAGATCGTCGACATCGCCCGCGCCATCGTCACCGCCGCGGACCTGCTCGGATGA
- a CDS encoding CmpA/NrtA family ABC transporter substrate-binding protein, with protein sequence MSSVEHTTRRGLLKGAAGALSLAAASRVALPGGAFAQGAGPEVKGAKLGFIALTDAAPLFVAKEKGIFAKHGMPDVEVLKQASWGTTRDNLVLGSEGNGIDGAHILTPMPYLISAGRVTQNNVPVPMYILARLNLAGQCISVAKEHMGDKVALDAKPFRAALERKKASGKSVKAAMTFPGGTHDLWIRYWLAAGGIDPDRDIETIVVPPPQMVANMKVGTMDCFCVCEPWNEQLITQGIGYTALTTGELWKDHPEKALGMRAAWVDKYPNAAKALLAAVMEAQQWCDKPENRDELAGIVAKRQWINVPASDVVKRMKGEFDYGDGRKVANSPHIMKYWADNASYPFKSHDLWFLTEDIRWGKFDAQTDTKALIEKVNREDIWREVAKGMGVTAPASTSRGKETFFDGKVFDPADPAAYLGSLGIKKVA encoded by the coding sequence ATGAGCAGCGTTGAGCACACCACGCGTCGCGGCCTCCTCAAGGGGGCGGCCGGCGCCCTGTCGCTGGCGGCGGCGAGCCGCGTCGCCTTGCCGGGCGGCGCCTTCGCGCAGGGGGCGGGCCCCGAGGTGAAGGGCGCCAAGCTCGGCTTCATCGCGCTCACCGACGCCGCTCCCCTCTTCGTGGCTAAAGAAAAGGGCATTTTCGCCAAGCACGGGATGCCCGACGTCGAGGTCCTGAAGCAGGCCTCCTGGGGCACCACCCGCGACAACCTGGTGCTGGGCTCGGAGGGCAACGGCATCGACGGCGCCCACATCCTGACCCCGATGCCCTACCTGATCAGCGCCGGCCGGGTGACGCAGAACAACGTGCCCGTCCCGATGTACATCCTGGCCCGTCTCAACCTCGCCGGGCAATGCATCTCGGTCGCCAAGGAGCATATGGGCGACAAGGTCGCCCTCGACGCCAAGCCGTTCCGGGCGGCGCTCGAGCGCAAGAAGGCGTCGGGTAAGTCGGTGAAGGCGGCGATGACCTTCCCAGGCGGCACCCACGACCTCTGGATCCGCTACTGGCTCGCCGCCGGCGGCATCGATCCCGACAGGGACATCGAGACCATCGTCGTGCCGCCGCCCCAGATGGTGGCGAACATGAAGGTCGGCACGATGGATTGCTTCTGCGTCTGCGAGCCGTGGAACGAGCAGCTGATCACGCAGGGCATCGGCTACACCGCCCTGACCACGGGCGAGTTGTGGAAGGACCATCCGGAGAAGGCGCTCGGCATGCGCGCCGCCTGGGTCGACAAGTACCCGAACGCCGCCAAGGCGCTCCTCGCCGCGGTGATGGAAGCGCAACAATGGTGCGACAAGCCGGAGAACCGCGACGAGCTCGCCGGCATCGTCGCCAAGCGCCAGTGGATCAACGTCCCGGCGAGCGACGTCGTGAAGCGGATGAAGGGCGAGTTCGATTACGGCGACGGCCGCAAGGTCGCGAACAGCCCGCACATCATGAAGTACTGGGCCGACAACGCCTCGTACCCGTTCAAGTCGCACGACCTGTGGTTCCTCACCGAGGACATCCGTTGGGGCAAGTTCGACGCCCAGACCGACACCAAGGCGCTGATCGAGAAGGTCAACCGCGAGGACATCTGGCGCGAGGTGGCCAAGGGCATGGGCGTCACGGCGCCTGCCTCGACCTCCCGCGGCAAGGAGACCTTCTTCGACGGCAAGGTCTTCGATCCGGCGGATCCGGCCGCCTACCTCGGCAGCCTCGGCATCAAGAAGGTGGCGTGA
- a CDS encoding CmpA/NrtA family ABC transporter substrate-binding protein, whose translation MRLQLGYVPLTDAAVLIAAVERGFTAAEGLEVDLVAEPSWATLRDRLALGLLDGAHMLAPLALACHLGLSGPQARLIAPAALARNGNAVTLSLPLWQALDAASDALADIARALARVAESRAAEGRPLTLATVHPFSSHTYQWRRLLALGGSALSAVRLVVVPPPRTVEALERGLIDGFCVGAPWSTVAVEAGVGRIAALGATIAPDCPEKVLALPADMEDRAAPLLRAVKRAARWCGEPQNREELAALLGSPRHLGLDPALILRGLAGSLRLAPGGPVVEVADYLVLGEAELTPDPAALRWIFEEMLAAGQVGLKATPVDAAGLYRGDLLAGDS comes from the coding sequence ATGAGGCTCCAGCTCGGCTATGTCCCGCTCACCGACGCCGCGGTGCTGATCGCCGCGGTGGAGCGCGGCTTCACGGCGGCGGAGGGGCTGGAGGTCGATCTCGTCGCCGAGCCGTCCTGGGCGACCCTGCGCGACCGCCTGGCGCTCGGCCTCCTCGACGGCGCCCACATGCTGGCGCCGCTGGCGCTCGCCTGCCACCTCGGCTTGAGCGGACCGCAGGCCCGCCTGATCGCGCCGGCGGCGCTCGCCCGCAACGGCAACGCCGTGACCCTGTCGCTGCCGCTCTGGCAGGCACTCGATGCCGCTTCCGACGCCTTGGCCGACATTGCCCGGGCCCTCGCCCGGGTGGCCGAGTCCCGCGCGGCCGAAGGCCGGCCGCTCACGCTCGCCACCGTGCATCCGTTCTCCAGCCACACCTACCAATGGCGGCGCCTCCTGGCGCTGGGCGGCAGCGCGCTTTCGGCGGTGCGCCTCGTCGTGGTGCCGCCGCCCCGCACCGTCGAGGCGCTGGAGCGCGGCCTGATCGACGGGTTCTGCGTCGGCGCGCCCTGGAGCACCGTCGCGGTCGAGGCCGGGGTCGGCCGCATCGCGGCTCTGGGCGCCACGATCGCACCGGACTGCCCGGAGAAGGTGCTGGCGCTCCCCGCCGACATGGAGGACCGGGCGGCGCCCCTGCTGCGCGCGGTGAAGCGCGCGGCGCGCTGGTGCGGCGAGCCGCAGAATCGCGAGGAACTGGCCGCGCTCCTCGGGAGCCCGCGCCATCTCGGGCTCGATCCGGCGCTGATCCTGCGCGGGCTCGCCGGGTCGCTGCGGCTCGCGCCGGGCGGGCCGGTCGTGGAGGTCGCGGATTACCTGGTGCTAGGCGAGGCAGAACTCACCCCCGATCCGGCGGCGCTCAGGTGGATATTTGAGGAGATGCTGGCAGCAGGTCAGGTTGGGCTGAAAGCCACACCGGTAGATGCAGCTGGATTATACCGGGGTGATTTATTGGCGGGCGATTCGTAG
- a CDS encoding AAA family ATPase — translation MLRSIECSGFKSFDNFNINFKPGLNVIVGPNGSGKTNIILFLQFLSSLRRSPIIEAIGQIGGAGSAFRRAKFTTEDEIDFRIVGSGIYNTFDERKIFSGNYDYSATVSFSKNEGTIIFKKQRLKTFIDKNNDPGLFSLGDLPPTFDVETKVAEDGQVITTIHALNPNMLRYSARNDEEVGRAQIKDASEHLSKTYSMLGYLDRIVDSIDFPGQDLRGARSYNILPYKVREPEDIANSPFIEPDGSGLAATLYALQTEDISIARRYAPIYYSRPSYADAELMRKQIIDSGRLVNDAIVDIRVQPDPFESKLRITVDLDYGENLVRLPFSMVSDGTAKWYALVTAVVTNRRLFAIEEPENFLHPHMQSEIIKLLRNQYSASVYSDEYEVDKFAIITTHSETILNNCKPDELIIVNLENGRTVTHRTENSDDLSKEIKRTGFGLGYYYLAGAVE, via the coding sequence ATGCTAAGATCAATAGAATGTTCGGGGTTTAAATCGTTCGACAATTTTAATATAAACTTTAAGCCTGGATTAAATGTTATTGTAGGCCCAAATGGCAGTGGAAAAACTAATATTATATTATTTCTACAATTTCTTAGTTCTTTAAGAAGGTCACCCATTATTGAAGCAATCGGGCAAATAGGTGGCGCCGGCTCTGCATTCCGACGAGCAAAATTCACTACGGAAGACGAAATTGATTTCCGCATCGTCGGAAGCGGGATTTATAATACATTTGACGAAAGAAAAATATTTTCCGGAAATTATGATTATTCGGCAACGGTTAGCTTTTCTAAAAATGAGGGAACCATCATTTTTAAAAAGCAAAGACTAAAAACATTCATTGATAAAAACAATGATCCTGGGCTTTTTTCCCTTGGTGATCTGCCTCCTACTTTTGATGTCGAAACCAAAGTTGCTGAGGATGGGCAAGTAATTACAACAATTCATGCATTGAATCCTAATATGCTGAGATATTCGGCACGTAATGACGAGGAAGTTGGGAGGGCGCAGATAAAAGATGCCTCTGAGCATCTTTCCAAGACATATAGTATGTTGGGATATCTCGATAGAATTGTTGATAGTATAGATTTTCCAGGGCAGGATTTGCGCGGCGCTAGATCGTACAATATACTTCCATATAAAGTTAGAGAGCCCGAGGATATAGCAAATTCACCATTCATTGAGCCAGATGGCAGTGGTCTTGCGGCGACTCTATATGCTTTGCAAACTGAAGATATTTCTATTGCGAGAAGATATGCGCCTATCTATTATTCCAGGCCATCTTATGCGGATGCAGAATTGATGCGCAAGCAAATCATTGATTCTGGAAGATTGGTGAATGATGCTATAGTGGATATTAGAGTTCAGCCGGATCCATTTGAGAGCAAGCTAAGAATTACGGTTGATCTTGATTACGGAGAAAATTTAGTTCGCCTCCCGTTCAGCATGGTGTCTGACGGAACAGCTAAATGGTATGCTCTCGTTACAGCTGTTGTTACAAATCGGAGGCTGTTTGCAATCGAAGAGCCGGAAAATTTTTTGCACCCTCATATGCAATCTGAAATCATCAAGTTGCTGCGAAATCAATATTCTGCTAGCGTTTACAGTGACGAATACGAAGTCGATAAATTTGCTATTATAACTACTCATAGCGAGACAATTCTGAATAACTGTAAGCCAGATGAACTGATAATTGTGAATTTAGAGAATGGCCGAACAGTAACTCATAGAACGGAAAATAGCGATGATCTATCTAAGGAAATAAAAAGAACTGGATTCGGCTTGGGATACTACTATCTGGCGGGAGCTGTCGAGTGA
- a CDS encoding glycoside hydrolase family 15 protein encodes MALLIEDYALVGDGRSAALIGRDGSVDWLCWPRFDASACFAALLGTRADHGHWRIAPSGDATSTRRYRDNTLVLETTHETAEGAVRVIDYMPVEDGTHLVRLVEGLRGRVAMRMDLVVRFDYGSAIPWVSRSENDDLRAIAGPNKLVLRTRAPLKGVGQTTVSEFTVEAGQSVAFVLSYGLSHEEDPAPIEPRKMLASATTWWRSWCQRCHGGTPWDAVLTRSLLTLKALIYRPTGGIVAAPTTSLPEEIGGVRNWDYRFCWLRDSTFTLLALMDAGYIDEARAWRDWLTRAVAGSPEQAHILYGIAGERLLPEIELDWLPGYEGSRPVRVGNAAAQQFQLDVYGELFDALFQAHQRGMLADESGVRVGRALLDHLERVWREPDEGIWEVRGGRKHFVHSKVMAWVAFDRAIRFYEDQVSRRGQAADEPKAGDGEAVQRWRGVRDLIHREVCEKGFDPELNSFVQYYGAKDLDASLLLIAHMGFLPQDDPRVVGTVEAIGRDLMHEGFILRYDTHGQTTDGLPAGEGAFLPCSFWYADNLIGLGRRDEARALIERLLGLCNDVGLLAEEYDPVRKRQVGNFPQAFSHVALVNTLLNFSRTIGPAKERGGDSDPSGHPGVQPVMPPQAAQGPAS; translated from the coding sequence ATGGCGTTGCTCATCGAGGATTACGCGCTCGTCGGCGACGGGCGCAGCGCCGCGCTGATCGGGCGCGACGGCAGCGTGGACTGGCTGTGCTGGCCGCGCTTCGACGCCTCGGCGTGTTTCGCGGCCCTGCTCGGCACCCGCGCGGATCACGGCCACTGGCGCATCGCGCCCTCCGGCGACGCGACGAGCACGCGGCGCTACCGCGACAACACGCTGGTGCTGGAGACCACCCACGAGACCGCCGAGGGCGCGGTGCGGGTGATCGACTACATGCCGGTCGAGGACGGCACCCACCTGGTGCGCCTCGTCGAGGGCCTGCGCGGCCGGGTGGCGATGCGCATGGACCTGGTGGTGCGCTTCGATTACGGCTCCGCCATCCCCTGGGTGTCGCGCAGCGAGAACGACGACCTGCGGGCCATCGCCGGCCCGAACAAGCTCGTCCTGCGCACCCGTGCGCCGCTCAAGGGCGTCGGTCAGACGACGGTGTCCGAGTTCACCGTCGAGGCCGGGCAGAGCGTCGCCTTCGTGCTGAGCTACGGCCTCTCGCACGAGGAGGATCCGGCCCCGATCGAGCCGCGCAAGATGCTGGCCAGCGCCACCACCTGGTGGCGCTCCTGGTGCCAGCGCTGCCACGGCGGCACGCCCTGGGACGCGGTGCTGACCCGCTCGCTCCTGACCCTGAAGGCGCTGATCTACCGGCCGACCGGCGGCATCGTGGCGGCGCCCACGACCTCGCTGCCCGAGGAGATCGGCGGCGTGCGCAACTGGGATTACCGGTTCTGCTGGCTGCGCGATTCGACCTTCACGCTGCTGGCGCTGATGGATGCCGGCTACATCGACGAGGCCCGGGCCTGGCGCGACTGGCTCACCCGGGCGGTGGCGGGCAGCCCCGAGCAGGCCCACATCCTCTACGGCATCGCCGGCGAGCGGCTGCTGCCCGAGATCGAGCTCGACTGGCTGCCCGGCTACGAGGGCTCGCGACCCGTGCGGGTCGGCAACGCCGCAGCCCAGCAATTCCAGCTCGACGTCTACGGCGAGCTGTTCGACGCCCTGTTCCAGGCCCATCAGCGCGGCATGCTGGCCGACGAATCCGGCGTGCGGGTCGGGCGCGCCCTGCTCGACCACCTGGAGCGGGTCTGGCGCGAGCCCGACGAGGGCATCTGGGAGGTGCGCGGCGGGCGCAAGCACTTCGTCCACTCGAAGGTGATGGCCTGGGTCGCCTTCGACCGGGCGATCCGGTTCTACGAGGACCAAGTCTCCCGCCGGGGCCAGGCGGCCGACGAGCCGAAAGCCGGCGACGGCGAGGCGGTCCAGCGCTGGCGCGGCGTCCGCGACCTGATCCACCGCGAGGTCTGCGAGAAGGGCTTCGACCCCGAGCTGAACAGCTTCGTGCAGTATTACGGCGCGAAGGACCTCGACGCGAGCCTGCTGCTCATCGCCCATATGGGCTTCCTGCCCCAGGACGACCCGCGGGTCGTCGGCACCGTCGAGGCGATCGGCCGCGACCTGATGCACGAGGGCTTCATCCTGCGCTACGACACCCATGGCCAGACCACCGACGGCCTGCCGGCCGGCGAGGGCGCCTTCCTGCCGTGCAGCTTCTGGTACGCCGACAACCTGATCGGGCTCGGCCGGCGCGACGAGGCCCGCGCCCTGATCGAGCGGCTGCTGGGCCTGTGCAACGATGTCGGGCTCCTCGCGGAGGAGTACGACCCGGTGCGCAAGCGCCAGGTCGGGAATTTTCCGCAGGCGTTCAGCCATGTCGCGCTCGTCAACACGCTTCTGAACTTCAGTCGGACGATCGGACCCGCTAAGGAGCGCGGCGGAGACTCCGACCCGTCGGGCCATCCGGGCGTGCAGCCCGTGATGCCCCCGCAGGCGGCTCAGGGCCCCGCGTCGTGA
- a CDS encoding ABC transporter ATP-binding protein gives MTHLSLEQIGISFTRSGRTTEVLRDVTLKIEKGEFVSLIGHSGCGKSTVLNIVAGLLRASTGCVLLDGKEVNSPGPERAVVFQNHSLLPWLTVRENVALAVDKVLRSKKSRSERRDWIEHNLALVNMTHAAEKRPHEISGGMKQRVGIARALAMEPKVLLMDEPFGALDALTRAHLQDQLMEIHLRLKNTVIMITHDVDEAVLLSDRIVMMTNGPSATIGEVLSVPLARPRRRLELVEDPTYTHARAEVLEFLYARHAKPAIAA, from the coding sequence ATGACCCATCTCAGCCTCGAGCAGATCGGCATCAGCTTCACCCGGTCTGGGCGCACCACCGAGGTGCTGCGCGACGTCACCCTGAAGATCGAGAAGGGCGAGTTCGTCTCGCTGATCGGCCATTCCGGCTGCGGCAAGTCGACGGTGCTCAACATCGTGGCGGGCCTGCTCAGGGCCTCCACCGGCTGCGTCCTCCTCGACGGCAAGGAGGTGAACAGCCCCGGCCCGGAGCGCGCCGTGGTGTTCCAGAACCACTCGCTCCTGCCCTGGCTGACCGTGCGCGAGAACGTGGCGCTCGCGGTCGACAAGGTGCTGAGGTCGAAGAAGAGCCGGTCGGAGCGGCGCGACTGGATCGAGCACAACCTCGCGCTGGTCAACATGACCCACGCCGCCGAGAAGCGCCCGCACGAGATCTCCGGCGGCATGAAGCAGCGCGTCGGCATCGCCCGGGCGCTCGCCATGGAGCCGAAGGTCCTGCTGATGGACGAGCCGTTCGGCGCCCTCGACGCGCTGACCCGGGCGCATCTCCAGGACCAGCTGATGGAGATCCACCTGCGGCTCAAGAACACCGTCATCATGATCACCCACGACGTCGACGAGGCGGTGCTGCTCTCCGACCGGATCGTGATGATGACGAACGGTCCCTCGGCCACGATCGGCGAGGTCCTGTCCGTGCCGCTCGCCCGGCCGCGCAGGCGCCTCGAGCTGGTCGAGGACCCGACCTACACCCATGCCCGGGCCGAGGTGCTGGAATTCCTCTACGCCCGCCACGCCAAACCCGCGATCGCGGCCTGA
- the ntrB gene encoding nitrate ABC transporter permease → MALGTTLGRVVAAKREGAKAPLVTRAALKGLALRIVPPLVVLAVLLLLWEVLCGRPGAGLPPPSRVVSEAWEIIAHPFYDNGGTDKGLFWHISASLQRVALGFTLAVIAGVMLGTLVGQSEWAMRGLDPIFQVLRTIPPLAWLPLSLAAFRDGQPSAIFVIFITSIWPIIINTAVGIRNIPQDYRNVAAVLRLNAFEFFAKVMLPSAAPYIFTGLRIGVGLSWLAIVAAEMLIGGVGIGFFIWDAWNSSHISEIIVALVYVGVIGFVLDRLVAGLGHLVTRGTATA, encoded by the coding sequence ATGGCCCTCGGAACCACCCTCGGGCGCGTCGTCGCCGCCAAGCGGGAGGGGGCGAAGGCTCCCCTCGTCACCCGCGCCGCCCTGAAAGGTCTGGCGCTCCGGATCGTGCCGCCGCTCGTCGTGCTGGCGGTCCTCCTGCTGCTCTGGGAAGTCCTGTGCGGGCGCCCCGGCGCCGGCCTGCCGCCGCCCTCCCGGGTCGTGAGCGAGGCCTGGGAGATCATCGCCCACCCGTTCTACGACAATGGCGGCACCGACAAGGGGCTGTTCTGGCACATCAGCGCCAGCCTCCAGCGCGTGGCGCTCGGCTTCACCCTGGCGGTCATTGCCGGCGTGATGCTGGGCACGCTGGTCGGCCAGTCCGAATGGGCGATGCGCGGGCTCGACCCGATCTTCCAGGTTCTGCGCACCATCCCGCCGCTCGCCTGGCTGCCGCTCTCGCTCGCGGCGTTCCGCGACGGCCAGCCCTCGGCGATCTTCGTGATCTTCATCACCTCGATCTGGCCGATCATCATCAACACCGCGGTCGGCATCCGCAACATCCCGCAGGATTACCGCAACGTCGCGGCGGTGCTGCGCCTCAACGCCTTCGAGTTCTTCGCCAAGGTGATGCTGCCGTCCGCCGCGCCGTACATCTTCACCGGTCTTCGCATCGGCGTCGGCCTGTCGTGGCTCGCCATCGTGGCGGCGGAGATGCTGATCGGCGGCGTCGGCATCGGCTTCTTCATCTGGGACGCCTGGAACTCCTCGCACATCAGCGAGATCATCGTGGCCCTGGTCTATGTCGGGGTGATCGGCTTCGTGCTCGACCGCCTCGTCGCCGGCCTCGGCCACCTCGTCACCCGCGGCACCGCCACGGCCTGA
- a CDS encoding transposase-like zinc-binding domain-containing protein has translation MGLQCKRCGSEEHVKNGLMRSKQRYRCKACGLNFTDTPARGKPLAMKATAVLLYVSGLSMNRTAKLLGVSTPTIQAWLEQFAAAYAHKPEPEGRAVVIELDEMWHYVKKSPSRSGSGKLGIVLQGSWWTGNAAVVTRPPASA, from the coding sequence ATGGGTCTGCAGTGCAAGCGTTGTGGCAGTGAGGAGCACGTCAAAAATGGGCTGATGCGCTCCAAGCAGCGGTATCGGTGCAAGGCCTGTGGCCTGAACTTCACCGACACGCCCGCCCGCGGCAAGCCGCTGGCCATGAAGGCCACCGCGGTCCTGCTGTATGTCAGCGGCTTGTCGATGAACCGCACCGCCAAGCTGCTCGGTGTCTCGACACCGACGATCCAGGCTTGGCTGGAGCAGTTCGCCGCCGCCTACGCGCACAAGCCCGAGCCGGAAGGCCGGGCGGTGGTGATCGAGCTTGATGAGATGTGGCACTATGTGAAAAAAAGTCCGAGCCGCTCTGGATCTGGAAAGCTTGGGATCGTGCTTCAGGGCAGTTGGTGGACTGGGAATGCGGCGGTCGTGACAAGGCCACCTGCGAGCGCCTGA